One region of Collinsella aerofaciens ATCC 25986 genomic DNA includes:
- a CDS encoding DUF5710 domain-containing protein, producing the protein MRTELDVPFSHKEEAKALGAKWDRTKKIWYVPSGVNPEPFAEWLPGVDRSDPSAPYIYLVLGKRECWKCHKETSVAAFGIPYRTDNDESIAIAHAPNEAGHIAIDTANANALAIVPALGCVPGEIRDYLHKRCGYKPVGARASKAPSLGNTCTSCDALQGSRYLFEEPSSPFALTAINKLPALEFVRVEVAGVFGVPATRTDFDQALFTWARDHHAEFHKQLGEGIYL; encoded by the coding sequence ATGCGCACCGAGCTCGATGTCCCCTTTTCGCACAAAGAAGAAGCCAAGGCGCTGGGCGCCAAATGGGACCGGACCAAGAAGATCTGGTATGTACCCAGCGGCGTCAACCCCGAGCCCTTTGCCGAGTGGCTGCCCGGTGTTGACCGATCCGACCCCTCAGCGCCGTATATATATCTAGTACTGGGCAAGCGCGAATGCTGGAAGTGTCACAAAGAGACCTCAGTCGCGGCCTTCGGCATTCCCTATCGAACCGATAACGACGAGAGCATCGCCATCGCGCACGCGCCCAACGAAGCCGGGCACATTGCCATCGACACGGCCAACGCCAACGCACTCGCCATCGTGCCCGCTCTTGGCTGCGTGCCGGGCGAGATCCGCGACTACCTTCATAAGCGCTGCGGCTACAAGCCCGTAGGCGCGCGAGCCTCCAAAGCCCCGTCGCTCGGCAACACGTGCACCAGTTGCGACGCGCTGCAAGGCAGCCGCTATCTGTTCGAGGAGCCCTCGTCCCCATTTGCCCTCACTGCCATCAACAAGCTGCCGGCACTGGAGTTTGTGCGCGTCGAAGTTGCCGGCGTATTTGGCGTCCCGGCCACGCGCACCGACTTTGACCAGGCGCTCTTTACCTGGGCACGCGACCATCACGCCGAGTTCCACAAGCAACTCGGTGAGGGGATTTATTTGTAG
- a CDS encoding insulinase family protein has product MPTTSTDPRAAAAALLVPGTTCHGFAVERRETVPELDSDAYVLRHTASGARLLYLACDDENKAFAIGFKTPPADSTGVFHILEHSVLCGSAKFPVKEPFVDLIKSSMQTFLNAMTYPDKTIYPVATTNEQDLYNLMDVYLDAVFNPAIYTKSTIFEQEGWHYELDLPEDAEGDGEGGSASLREGTLRYNGVVFNEMKGALSDPMSVLDDAVNAALYPDTAYAHESGGDPRAIPALTYEQFLDTHARHYNPSNSYITLYGDLDVDRALAFLDERYLSQSSAASRRMDAAVAAGEAPPRWRPIRWACRPPVTCEYKRVEMATTPENALVGLGLVLGSALDRKRTIAADILFEALLGSNEAPVKKAILAAGLGGNVVSYTAAESLQPYELIMLQNAQPGVARELRRVFQDACRDLCEHGVPRERLEAIISSNEYDLRQRDYGIADGVAIACDALSTWLYDDDAATLALKYGPVYEELRGDLDGSYFEDLLRELVLQNDHMALVELVPVDAAEGAEIAEAAELAAKRDAMTDAELADVVERTAALRAAQEAEDTPEAKATLPRLRVSDIGEARPEPPLVVDTTAPIPCLRHDIPTNRLAYAMQYFDLSCVAFEDLPYVTLLCRLLKQLPTSEHSAEELDNLLAGKLGFLSFTTEVMTQPDVDGVRPYLLVSAGALSEKIDALASLPREVWSSTLLADADADRMRDVLTQIRIGLEQGFINNGHSAALGRAMSYSSPSAVVREQLSGVDFYLFLRDLLEHFDERVDGLRTKLAELAERIFVADGCMASFTGSNEDFDAYWNAAGDLGLGAGDSTDAGRNALVVPTPRDCHEAFVIPSDICFAASACDPRRLGIDVTGAWAVAANALSYDYLWNEIRVKGGAYGCGFRAAGERQTAFYTYRDPAIDPSIERVARAGEWLGSFEPDEAAFEGFIVSCVSGMDAPVKPYALTKRRNTTYLAGLDPHAREERRAQMLAATPVELRSLGADVTRIAAESPTCVFGGRDVIAKSNAGFNVVDLLG; this is encoded by the coding sequence ATGCCCACCACCTCAACCGACCCGCGCGCCGCTGCCGCCGCACTGCTGGTGCCCGGCACTACCTGCCACGGCTTTGCCGTCGAGCGCCGCGAGACCGTGCCCGAGCTCGACTCGGACGCCTACGTGCTGCGCCACACCGCCTCGGGCGCTCGCCTGCTGTACCTGGCATGCGACGACGAAAACAAGGCCTTTGCCATTGGCTTTAAGACGCCGCCGGCCGATTCCACCGGCGTGTTCCATATTCTTGAGCACTCGGTCCTGTGCGGATCGGCAAAGTTCCCCGTCAAGGAGCCGTTTGTCGACCTGATCAAGAGCTCCATGCAGACGTTTCTCAACGCCATGACCTACCCCGACAAGACCATCTACCCCGTTGCCACCACCAACGAGCAGGATCTGTACAACCTGATGGACGTGTATCTGGACGCGGTGTTCAACCCGGCCATCTACACCAAGTCCACCATTTTTGAGCAGGAGGGCTGGCACTACGAGCTGGACCTGCCGGAGGACGCCGAGGGCGATGGCGAGGGCGGCTCCGCGAGCCTGCGCGAGGGCACCCTGCGCTATAACGGCGTGGTGTTCAACGAGATGAAGGGCGCGCTGTCCGATCCCATGAGCGTGCTGGACGATGCTGTCAACGCCGCGCTCTATCCCGACACCGCCTATGCGCACGAGAGCGGCGGCGACCCGCGTGCGATTCCCGCGCTCACCTACGAGCAGTTCCTGGATACGCACGCACGCCACTACAATCCTTCCAACTCCTATATAACGCTCTACGGCGACCTGGACGTGGACCGCGCCCTGGCCTTTTTGGACGAGCGTTATCTGTCGCAGTCGAGTGCCGCGAGCCGCCGCATGGACGCCGCCGTTGCCGCCGGCGAGGCCCCTCCGCGCTGGCGCCCAATCCGCTGGGCGTGCAGGCCACCCGTGACCTGCGAGTACAAGCGCGTCGAGATGGCCACTACACCCGAGAACGCCCTGGTGGGCTTGGGCCTGGTGCTGGGCAGCGCGCTCGACCGCAAACGCACGATCGCGGCGGATATCCTGTTTGAAGCACTGCTGGGTTCCAACGAAGCGCCGGTTAAGAAGGCCATTCTGGCCGCCGGCCTGGGCGGCAACGTGGTGAGCTACACCGCGGCCGAGAGCCTGCAGCCCTACGAGCTCATCATGCTGCAAAACGCGCAGCCCGGCGTGGCGCGCGAGCTGCGTCGCGTGTTCCAGGACGCCTGCCGCGACCTATGCGAGCATGGCGTTCCGCGCGAGCGCCTGGAAGCCATCATCAGCAGCAACGAATACGACCTGCGCCAGCGCGACTACGGTATCGCCGACGGCGTGGCCATTGCGTGCGACGCGCTGAGCACATGGCTCTACGATGACGACGCCGCGACGCTGGCGCTCAAGTACGGTCCAGTGTATGAGGAGCTGCGCGGCGACCTGGACGGCAGCTACTTTGAGGACCTGCTGCGCGAGCTGGTGCTGCAGAACGATCACATGGCACTGGTCGAGCTGGTGCCGGTGGACGCCGCCGAGGGCGCGGAGATCGCCGAGGCCGCCGAGCTGGCAGCCAAGCGCGATGCCATGACCGATGCCGAGCTGGCCGACGTGGTCGAGCGCACAGCTGCGCTGCGTGCCGCGCAGGAGGCCGAGGACACGCCCGAGGCCAAGGCCACGCTGCCGCGCCTGCGCGTGTCCGACATTGGCGAGGCGCGCCCCGAGCCTCCGCTGGTCGTAGACACGACTGCGCCCATCCCCTGCCTGCGCCACGACATCCCCACCAACCGCCTGGCCTACGCCATGCAGTATTTCGACCTGAGCTGCGTCGCGTTTGAAGACCTGCCCTATGTGACGCTGCTCTGCCGCCTGCTCAAACAGCTGCCCACGAGCGAGCACTCGGCCGAGGAGCTCGACAACTTGCTCGCCGGCAAACTGGGCTTTTTGAGCTTTACGACCGAAGTCATGACCCAGCCCGACGTGGACGGCGTGCGCCCCTACCTGCTGGTGAGCGCCGGCGCCCTGTCCGAGAAGATCGATGCGCTGGCGAGCCTGCCGCGCGAGGTGTGGTCGAGCACGCTTTTGGCAGATGCCGATGCCGACCGCATGCGCGACGTGCTCACGCAGATTCGCATTGGGCTTGAGCAGGGCTTTATCAACAACGGCCACTCGGCGGCGCTCGGTCGCGCGATGAGCTACAGCTCGCCTTCGGCCGTGGTGCGCGAGCAGCTTTCGGGCGTGGATTTCTACCTGTTCCTGCGCGATCTGCTCGAGCACTTTGACGAGCGCGTGGACGGGCTGCGTACCAAGCTTGCCGAGCTGGCGGAGCGCATCTTTGTGGCCGATGGCTGCATGGCGAGCTTTACCGGCAGCAACGAGGACTTTGACGCGTACTGGAATGCTGCTGGCGACCTGGGGCTGGGCGCTGGCGACAGCACCGATGCCGGCCGCAACGCGCTCGTGGTGCCGACGCCGCGCGACTGCCACGAGGCCTTTGTCATCCCCAGTGACATCTGCTTTGCGGCAAGCGCGTGCGACCCGCGTCGCCTGGGCATTGACGTGACGGGCGCCTGGGCGGTTGCCGCCAACGCGCTCTCCTACGACTACCTGTGGAACGAGATCCGCGTTAAGGGCGGTGCGTACGGCTGCGGATTCCGCGCGGCCGGTGAGCGTCAGACGGCGTTCTACACCTACCGCGACCCGGCAATCGACCCCTCGATTGAGCGCGTGGCGCGCGCAGGCGAATGGCTCGGCAGCTTTGAGCCTGACGAGGCCGCCTTTGAGGGCTTTATCGTGAGCTGTGTGAGCGGTATGGACGCGCCAGTGAAGCCGTACGCGCTCACCAAGCGCCGCAACACGACCTACCTGGCCGGGCTCGATCCGCATGCGCGCGAGGAGCGTCGCGCCCAGATGCTCGCCGCCACGCCCGTTGAGCTGCGCTCGCTCGGCGCCGACGTGACGCGCATCGCAGCCGAGTCGCCCACCTGCGTCTTTGGCGGCCGAGACGTCATCGCCAAGAGCAACGCCGGCTTCAACGTAGTCGACCTGCTGGGCTAA
- a CDS encoding HNH endonuclease, translating into MNDIDLAVPLMDGPSYDRACSLVPSEYVEAWEWFLGEEQRGGVWTSLPHHTKEDSPQYQYRLRIGSDFFPVTRDSGIFWPGQDRVKQDPNKIFALSVHNSKKSFYTDVPPLYLDDGTWVIKYSVQAPGAVGSRDQNYNRKMLNCMECGVPVGVIFATEVGYKVLGLAFVERFEPENGWFVLHGPVHKGGPDPRFAPDMSYLKHIPVDIEFAGQGATDDEKVRYALRRERLGQQWFRKQLVAAYDGRCAVSDCGVSEALEAAHIENYSGPKSQVASNGILLRRDLHSLFDAHLISFEPVCGEYRLCGSYLLDKTDYASFAGATLRQPDERQWRPDTVFLEAHRIEFDRSEKKREKAGLLPY; encoded by the coding sequence ATGAACGACATTGACCTTGCTGTTCCGTTGATGGATGGACCAAGCTATGACCGCGCCTGCAGTCTCGTGCCTTCCGAATACGTTGAGGCATGGGAGTGGTTTCTGGGTGAGGAACAGCGCGGCGGCGTTTGGACCAGCCTTCCGCACCACACCAAGGAAGATAGTCCTCAGTATCAGTACCGTTTGAGAATTGGCTCGGACTTCTTTCCCGTAACGCGGGATTCAGGGATCTTCTGGCCGGGCCAGGATCGGGTGAAGCAAGATCCCAATAAGATCTTTGCGCTTTCGGTCCATAACTCTAAAAAGAGCTTCTACACCGATGTGCCTCCGCTCTATTTGGATGACGGTACGTGGGTCATTAAGTATTCGGTCCAAGCGCCAGGAGCCGTTGGTTCTCGAGACCAGAATTACAACCGTAAAATGCTCAACTGCATGGAATGTGGCGTCCCAGTCGGAGTCATATTTGCAACCGAGGTGGGCTATAAGGTGCTCGGCCTTGCGTTTGTTGAGCGGTTCGAGCCCGAAAATGGATGGTTTGTTCTGCACGGTCCTGTTCATAAAGGCGGACCGGACCCTCGTTTTGCGCCCGACATGAGTTATCTGAAGCACATACCCGTCGATATTGAGTTTGCCGGACAGGGTGCGACCGACGACGAAAAGGTCCGCTATGCGTTAAGGCGCGAGCGATTGGGGCAGCAATGGTTCCGCAAGCAGCTCGTTGCCGCCTATGATGGCCGTTGCGCGGTGTCGGACTGCGGCGTCAGTGAAGCTCTGGAGGCTGCACATATCGAGAATTACTCGGGACCCAAATCGCAGGTTGCCAGCAACGGTATTCTGCTTCGGCGCGATCTTCATTCCCTATTTGATGCTCACCTGATTTCGTTTGAGCCTGTTTGCGGCGAATATCGGCTGTGCGGATCGTACCTGCTGGATAAGACCGACTACGCTTCCTTTGCGGGTGCGACGCTAAGGCAGCCGGATGAGCGTCAGTGGCGACCCGATACGGTGTTTCTTGAGGCCCATCGCATTGAGTTCGATCGCTCGGAAAAGAAGCGTGAAAAGGCGGGGCTTCTGCCGTATTAG
- a CDS encoding DMT family transporter: MSKECVEQVEGAGASVPMTDISNIDVPEGTDELSRNTRRAWRDRLNSASTRKMITGVLATLVGGSFWGFSGTSASFLFDTYHVDTLWLMSIRQILAGLLFMAVVVTRDRERLIKLWTTPADRKQLLLFTAFGLLFNQFCYLSAVRLTNAGTATVLQCLQLVIIMGYACVTDRRMPRTREVIGIGLALGGTFLIATGGDPTSLNISPLGLAAGLMCAVSAACMAVIPAKILPEYGSPIVTGSAMLTAGVVSCVFEQPWAHMPALDAAGIEALAVFVVIGSFFAYMLYMQGVKDIGSVRASLIGTVEPVSATITSAVMLGTVFLPTDLIGFVMIIVMMFLTV, from the coding sequence ATGAGCAAAGAGTGTGTCGAGCAGGTCGAAGGCGCAGGGGCTTCGGTGCCGATGACCGATATATCGAACATTGATGTGCCCGAGGGCACCGACGAGCTCAGCCGCAACACCCGTCGCGCATGGCGCGACCGCCTGAACAGCGCTTCGACGCGCAAGATGATCACGGGCGTCTTGGCTACGCTGGTGGGCGGTTCGTTTTGGGGCTTCTCGGGCACCAGCGCGAGTTTTTTGTTCGATACCTACCATGTCGATACGTTGTGGCTTATGAGCATACGGCAGATTCTCGCCGGTCTACTCTTTATGGCCGTGGTTGTTACGCGCGACCGCGAGCGCCTGATTAAGCTCTGGACCACACCCGCCGATCGCAAGCAGCTGCTGCTCTTTACCGCCTTTGGCCTGCTGTTCAACCAGTTTTGCTATCTTTCGGCCGTGCGCCTGACGAACGCCGGAACCGCGACGGTGCTCCAGTGCCTGCAGCTCGTTATCATCATGGGCTACGCCTGCGTGACCGATCGCCGTATGCCGCGTACTCGCGAAGTCATCGGCATTGGCCTGGCTCTGGGTGGAACCTTTTTAATCGCCACCGGCGGCGATCCCACCAGCCTGAATATCTCGCCGCTTGGCCTGGCAGCAGGTCTTATGTGTGCGGTCAGCGCCGCGTGTATGGCGGTGATTCCCGCCAAGATCCTGCCCGAATACGGCAGCCCCATCGTCACGGGCTCGGCAATGCTCACGGCGGGCGTGGTCTCGTGCGTCTTCGAGCAGCCCTGGGCGCATATGCCGGCGCTCGACGCTGCCGGCATCGAGGCGCTCGCGGTGTTCGTGGTTATCGGCTCGTTTTTTGCTTACATGCTTTATATGCAGGGCGTTAAGGACATCGGCTCGGTGCGCGCGAGCCTCATCGGAACTGTGGAGCCCGTCTCGGCGACCATCACCAGCGCCGTTATGCTGGGGACGGTGTTTTTGCCGACCGACCTTATCGGCTTTGTCATGATCATCGTGATGATGTTCCTCACGGTGTAG
- a CDS encoding ATP-binding protein, producing MNENELTGLLESLRRMGSDDLNVEVKESATTLSRDVWETVSAFANTAGGIIVLGVSERAGFVPVENFETEKVLNQFVSGMGDAGGRGKLANPPKYTIERVELQGVIVLVIAIEELDPSSKPCYVIERGAQGGSYKRIDDKDVPLSSTEVLALASYGRATPSDRDAVAGAGADNLDETLVDRTIDRAFSLTPRAMRGAPDKQTKLERLNILDSQGNVTKAGLLVVGTYPQQFYPKLFIDVAVHAGTQKGMAGSLRFMDRTICEGTLGEMISDAVAAVAKNLRRTSTVQGVSRVDSLEIPEEVLREAIANAVIHREYGDRFCGQSIAVDVFDDRVEVTNPGGLYGGKTRENLFDGSSRCRNATLVKLMSIVPLPDGAGSPAEGNGSGIPMMIDAMRAHGLAGPLFCPGFDRFKVVLYRSKIEPVDHGGGLIVTALKHYGELGTRELAEHTGLTISQVRSRVNALIAQGELEPTAPATSRNRKYRLSERVG from the coding sequence ATGAACGAAAACGAGCTGACCGGTCTGCTTGAGTCTTTAAGGCGTATGGGCTCGGATGATCTTAACGTCGAAGTGAAGGAGAGCGCCACGACGCTTTCCCGCGATGTGTGGGAAACGGTGAGCGCATTCGCGAACACTGCCGGCGGAATCATCGTGCTCGGAGTGAGTGAGCGCGCAGGTTTTGTCCCGGTTGAGAACTTCGAGACCGAGAAAGTGCTCAACCAATTTGTGTCAGGCATGGGTGATGCGGGCGGTCGAGGAAAGCTGGCCAATCCGCCTAAATACACGATCGAGCGAGTGGAGCTTCAGGGCGTCATCGTTCTCGTCATTGCGATTGAGGAGCTCGATCCGTCGAGCAAGCCCTGCTATGTCATAGAGCGGGGCGCCCAGGGCGGCAGCTACAAGCGCATCGATGACAAAGATGTGCCGCTTTCATCGACCGAGGTGCTCGCATTGGCGTCATACGGTCGAGCGACTCCGAGCGATCGGGACGCGGTGGCGGGTGCGGGCGCGGACAATCTCGACGAGACGCTGGTCGACCGTACGATAGATCGGGCTTTCTCGTTGACGCCCCGGGCAATGCGCGGCGCGCCGGACAAACAAACGAAGCTGGAGCGCCTAAATATCCTTGATTCCCAGGGCAATGTCACCAAGGCTGGACTCCTAGTTGTGGGCACCTACCCTCAGCAGTTCTATCCCAAGCTCTTCATTGACGTGGCTGTCCATGCGGGAACTCAGAAGGGCATGGCGGGGTCGCTGAGGTTCATGGACCGCACAATCTGTGAGGGAACGTTGGGCGAGATGATCTCGGATGCCGTCGCAGCCGTCGCCAAGAATTTGCGGCGAACCTCGACCGTCCAAGGCGTCTCGCGTGTCGACTCGCTTGAGATTCCCGAGGAGGTTCTGCGCGAGGCAATCGCCAACGCCGTAATCCATCGAGAATACGGGGATCGGTTCTGTGGACAATCGATTGCCGTCGACGTCTTTGATGATCGTGTCGAGGTGACAAATCCTGGCGGCCTTTACGGGGGAAAGACTCGCGAGAACTTGTTTGACGGCAGCTCCCGATGCCGTAACGCGACGCTTGTGAAGCTCATGTCGATTGTCCCGCTGCCGGATGGCGCAGGTTCGCCGGCTGAGGGCAATGGCTCGGGCATCCCGATGATGATCGATGCCATGCGCGCGCATGGTCTGGCCGGGCCCCTGTTCTGCCCGGGATTCGATCGGTTCAAGGTCGTACTTTACCGTTCAAAGATCGAGCCGGTCGATCATGGCGGGGGCTTAATTGTGACGGCACTCAAACACTACGGCGAGCTGGGGACGCGCGAGCTGGCAGAGCACACAGGGCTCACAATTTCCCAGGTTAGGTCGCGCGTCAACGCGCTCATTGCTCAAGGCGAGCTTGAGCCCACGGCGCCGGCGACGAGCCGCAACCGCAAGTATCGACTGTCGGAGCGCGTGGGATAG
- a CDS encoding 5-formyltetrahydrofolate cyclo-ligase yields MDKAELRRAVIAQRDALDLDVRTAKSTIICARLVELLDRSDSAAPRTVAVYAAMGSEADPAAFAAAAAVRGWRVAYPCMLSAIDAAACGQRMCMRAVAADDASAAPFIAHPTRAFAATDIDSNHFPIVPAEALDMIVVPLVAFDQTGARLGYGGGCYDRYLPMLSPACQIIGIAFDEQRVDRVPTDAHDLPLPHIVSA; encoded by the coding sequence ATGGACAAGGCTGAGTTGCGGCGGGCGGTGATTGCCCAGCGCGATGCTCTTGATTTGGATGTGCGGACGGCGAAGTCTACCATTATCTGTGCGCGGCTTGTTGAGCTGTTGGATCGCTCGGATTCCGCGGCGCCGCGCACCGTTGCCGTCTATGCCGCGATGGGTTCCGAGGCAGACCCTGCCGCGTTTGCCGCTGCGGCCGCCGTGCGCGGCTGGCGCGTAGCCTATCCGTGCATGCTCTCGGCAATTGATGCCGCAGCTTGTGGCCAGCGCATGTGTATGCGGGCAGTTGCCGCCGACGATGCGTCCGCGGCTCCGTTTATCGCCCACCCTACGCGGGCCTTTGCGGCCACGGACATCGACAGCAACCACTTCCCTATCGTGCCTGCCGAAGCTCTCGACATGATCGTCGTGCCGCTCGTGGCCTTCGACCAAACCGGCGCGCGCCTGGGCTACGGCGGCGGTTGCTACGACCGCTACCTGCCCATGCTCTCGCCCGCATGCCAAATCATCGGCATCGCCTTTGACGAGCAGCGTGTCGACCGCGTTCCCACCGACGCTCACGACCTGCCACTACCCCACATCGTCAGCGCCTGA